A DNA window from Aureibaculum sp. 2308TA14-22 contains the following coding sequences:
- a CDS encoding efflux RND transporter periplasmic adaptor subunit, which translates to MKKKIIFGVIALAFVAVLIWFGKMNSKPTTDYETEKPFKANIEKKAVATGKVVPLEEVEIKPQISGIIDKIFVEEGAKIKKGDLIAKVRVVPNEQSLSNARGRISSIQIQLNNSKISYDRNKELYDKGVISRSEFETIELAYNQAKQDLQNAQNDYQIIRKGFAGSGGAANTNIRATTSGMILEIPVKEGYQVIESNNFNAGTTIAFIADMNKMIFEGQVDEAQVGKLKEDTDINVVLGAIDKKKFPAKLTFIAPKGTEENGAVQFKIKADVSLDDDYFVRAGYSANADIVLEKKDSVLSIKEALLQFDRKTEKPFVEIKTGEDTYERKDIEIGISDGINVEILSGITKDDDIKVWNKVSKKLDENENN; encoded by the coding sequence ATGAAGAAAAAAATAATATTTGGTGTAATTGCTTTAGCATTTGTAGCGGTGTTAATATGGTTCGGTAAGATGAACAGTAAACCAACTACCGATTATGAAACCGAAAAACCTTTTAAAGCCAACATAGAGAAAAAGGCTGTTGCCACTGGTAAAGTTGTTCCTTTGGAAGAAGTAGAAATAAAACCTCAAATTTCGGGTATTATAGACAAAATTTTTGTCGAAGAAGGAGCTAAAATTAAAAAGGGAGATCTTATCGCTAAGGTAAGAGTTGTACCTAATGAACAATCATTAAGTAATGCCCGAGGTAGAATTAGCAGTATTCAGATTCAATTGAACAATTCAAAAATTTCGTATGACAGAAATAAAGAATTATATGATAAAGGTGTGATTTCAAGGTCTGAATTTGAAACTATTGAATTGGCGTATAACCAAGCTAAGCAAGATTTGCAAAATGCCCAAAATGACTATCAAATTATAAGAAAAGGTTTTGCAGGTTCCGGTGGTGCTGCCAATACAAATATTAGGGCTACCACTTCAGGTATGATATTAGAAATTCCAGTAAAAGAAGGCTATCAAGTAATTGAAAGTAATAATTTTAATGCGGGTACTACCATTGCTTTTATAGCAGATATGAATAAAATGATTTTTGAAGGTCAAGTGGACGAAGCTCAGGTAGGTAAACTTAAGGAAGATACAGATATCAATGTGGTTTTGGGAGCAATAGATAAAAAGAAATTTCCAGCAAAATTAACTTTTATAGCACCTAAAGGTACTGAAGAGAATGGTGCGGTTCAATTTAAAATTAAAGCAGATGTATCCTTAGATGACGATTATTTTGTAAGGGCCGGTTATAGTGCAAATGCCGATATAGTTTTAGAGAAAAAAGATAGTGTATTGTCTATAAAAGAAGCGTTATTGCAATTTGACAGAAAGACCGAAAAACCTTTTGTGGAAATAAAAACAGGTGAAGATACTTATGAAAGAAAAGATATTGAAATTGGTATTTCCGATGGAATTAATGTTGAGATATTAAGTGGAATTACAAAGGATGATGATATCAAGGTTTGGAACAAAGTCTCTAAAAAACTAGATGAAAATGAAAATAACTAA
- a CDS encoding ABC transporter permease: protein MKFLFDRDTWQEIYGSIRKNKLRTGITIIGVMWGIFLLVVLLGAARGMGNNFDKLFGNFATNSVFIWGQSTSIPFKGFQEGKRVQLKRADVDKIKSEVKGIEYILPRNITQALIVNGTKTLNSGVFGDYPLLDLLQKKHMVFGRFINDNDIENNKKVCVIENDTYKQLFDKGVNPIGEYIIINEISYQIVGLYKNKIQMGGPQGGIHIPFTTFQQIYNQADNIGWLMVTANEGYEIRQMEEDIKLMLRNLHDIHPNDVRAFGSFNLGDQIAKVTGFLTGMQFLTWFVGIATLIAGVFAIGNILLITVKERTNEIGIRRALGAKPAEIRRQIVLESVFLTTIAGALGIIFGGLILMVINAAFGQGDDATLVNPTVDIPVILIAVSTLIILGTLIGLIPAQRAVSIRPIEALREE, encoded by the coding sequence ATGAAGTTTTTATTTGACAGAGATACATGGCAAGAAATTTACGGTAGTATTCGTAAGAATAAATTACGTACTGGAATTACCATCATTGGCGTAATGTGGGGTATTTTCCTATTGGTAGTTTTGTTGGGTGCAGCTAGAGGTATGGGTAATAATTTTGATAAATTATTTGGAAATTTTGCTACCAACAGCGTATTTATTTGGGGGCAAAGCACTAGCATACCTTTTAAAGGGTTTCAAGAGGGTAAAAGAGTACAATTAAAACGTGCAGATGTAGATAAAATCAAGTCTGAAGTAAAAGGAATTGAATATATTTTACCCAGAAACATTACACAAGCTTTAATTGTTAATGGTACAAAAACACTAAACTCTGGAGTTTTTGGCGATTATCCCTTATTAGATTTATTACAAAAAAAGCATATGGTTTTTGGTAGATTTATTAATGATAATGATATTGAAAATAATAAAAAAGTATGTGTAATTGAAAATGATACTTATAAACAATTATTTGATAAAGGTGTAAATCCGATTGGTGAATATATTATAATCAATGAAATTAGCTATCAAATTGTAGGTTTATATAAAAATAAGATCCAAATGGGTGGACCTCAAGGAGGTATTCATATTCCATTTACAACTTTTCAACAAATATACAATCAAGCTGATAATATTGGGTGGTTAATGGTAACGGCTAATGAAGGATATGAAATTAGGCAAATGGAAGAAGATATTAAATTAATGTTAAGAAATTTACACGATATCCACCCTAATGATGTCAGAGCATTCGGGAGCTTTAATTTGGGAGATCAGATAGCAAAAGTTACTGGATTTTTAACGGGTATGCAATTCTTGACATGGTTTGTAGGTATTGCCACCTTAATTGCTGGAGTTTTCGCTATAGGTAATATTTTATTAATTACAGTTAAAGAGCGTACTAATGAAATAGGAATTAGAAGGGCATTAGGAGCTAAACCTGCTGAAATTAGAAGGCAAATTGTTTTAGAATCTGTTTTTTTAACTACGATTGCAGGTGCATTAGGGATTATTTTTGGGGGACTTATTTTAATGGTAATAAATGCCGCTTTTGGTCAAGGTGATGATGCAACGTTGGTTAATCCAACGGTAGATATTCCCGTTATTTTAATTGCTGTTTCTACATTGATAATCTTGGGGACATTAATAGGATTAATACCTGCCCAAAGAGCAGTAAGTATAAGACCAATTGAAGCCTTAAGAGAAGAATAA
- a CDS encoding ABC transporter permease — MFDLDRWREIFQSIGKNKLRTVLSGFTIAFAILLFTILFGIGNGLKNTFEEQFAGDSMQSIYIWANRTTKPHKGLQSGRQIQLENNDIDFILDKFEDKVNTISPRIQRQVQAVYKGEQNSYSLRAIYPSYQQLESAVVESGRFLTMLDLQQRKKVIAIGRLVEKDLFGQLSALGKEINLGGISYKVIGTFSDAGGSNDERYIYAPFTTVQRLYGNTDEIGDIGLTYNPKLNVDQAISFGYSLTKALKDRHDVAPDDQRAIRVFNYAEGNKNTSNFMLVLNLIILFIGIGTLIAGIIGISNIMVYIVKERTKELGIRKALGATPSSIIGMIMLESVFITALAGYVGLLIGTGVLRALGTSLEEYFIKDPSVNIGVVIGATIMLVIAGTIAGYLPAKRAARIKPIEALNDN; from the coding sequence ATGTTTGACTTAGATCGTTGGCGAGAAATATTTCAATCTATTGGTAAAAATAAACTGAGGACAGTCCTTTCGGGCTTTACTATTGCTTTTGCAATATTGTTATTTACCATACTATTTGGAATAGGTAACGGTTTAAAGAACACTTTTGAAGAGCAATTTGCAGGTGATTCCATGCAATCTATATACATTTGGGCAAATAGAACTACTAAACCTCATAAAGGACTACAAAGTGGTAGGCAAATTCAGTTAGAAAATAATGATATAGATTTTATTTTAGATAAGTTTGAAGATAAAGTCAATACAATTAGCCCAAGAATTCAACGCCAAGTGCAAGCAGTTTATAAAGGAGAACAAAACAGTTACTCTTTAAGAGCAATCTATCCAAGTTATCAACAGTTGGAATCTGCAGTAGTTGAAAGCGGTAGATTTTTAACTATGTTGGACTTACAGCAGCGAAAAAAAGTTATAGCCATAGGCAGGTTAGTTGAAAAAGATTTGTTTGGGCAATTAAGTGCTTTAGGTAAAGAGATTAATTTAGGAGGTATTTCTTATAAAGTTATTGGTACTTTTTCTGACGCTGGCGGGTCTAATGATGAAAGATATATTTATGCCCCTTTTACAACTGTACAAAGATTGTACGGAAATACTGATGAAATAGGTGATATTGGGTTAACATATAACCCGAAATTAAATGTTGATCAGGCTATTTCTTTTGGTTATAGTCTAACTAAAGCTTTGAAAGACAGGCATGACGTAGCACCTGATGATCAGAGAGCAATTAGAGTATTTAATTATGCAGAAGGTAATAAGAATACATCTAATTTTATGTTAGTTTTAAATTTAATAATACTTTTTATTGGGATAGGGACACTTATAGCAGGTATTATAGGTATTAGTAATATAATGGTATATATTGTAAAAGAGCGTACAAAAGAATTAGGGATTAGAAAAGCCTTAGGTGCAACTCCAAGTTCTATTATTGGTATGATAATGTTAGAGTCTGTTTTTATTACCGCTTTGGCAGGATATGTTGGGTTATTGATAGGAACTGGTGTTTTGAGAGCATTGGGTACTAGCCTTGAAGAATACTTTATCAAAGACCCAAGTGTAAATATAGGTGTGGTAATTGGTGCCACAATAATGTTGGTTATTGCTGGTACCATTGCAGGATATTTACCCGCAAAAAGGGCAGCAAGGATAAAACCAATAGAAGCATTAAACGATAATTGA
- a CDS encoding ABC transporter ATP-binding protein: MIEIKNLHKSYPMGKESLHVLKGLDLTIKEGEFVSIMGSSGSGKSTLLNIVGLLDTHDEGEYFLNGELIEKLNEKKAAVLRNKFLGFVFQSFNLINYKTALENVSMPLYYAGVGRKERQKTAMEYLEKVELGAWANHLPSELSGGQKQRVAIARALVTKPKVILADEPTGALDSTTTDSVMDLLKDINDEGMTVFVITHEEEVAEQTKRIVRLKDGIIISDEKVNKKVKA, translated from the coding sequence ATGATTGAAATTAAAAATCTTCACAAATCTTACCCAATGGGTAAAGAATCTCTTCATGTTTTAAAAGGATTGGATTTAACTATAAAAGAAGGAGAGTTTGTTTCGATAATGGGCTCTTCAGGTTCGGGAAAATCAACATTATTGAACATAGTTGGTTTACTAGACACTCATGATGAAGGAGAGTATTTTCTAAATGGAGAATTGATAGAAAAGTTGAATGAAAAGAAGGCGGCTGTACTACGTAATAAATTTTTAGGTTTTGTGTTTCAATCTTTTAATTTAATTAACTATAAGACAGCCTTAGAAAATGTTTCTATGCCTTTATATTATGCAGGGGTAGGCAGAAAAGAACGTCAGAAAACAGCAATGGAATATCTAGAAAAAGTTGAACTGGGTGCATGGGCTAATCATTTACCGAGTGAACTATCTGGTGGGCAAAAGCAAAGGGTTGCTATAGCTAGAGCTCTAGTTACAAAACCTAAGGTGATTCTTGCTGATGAGCCAACAGGAGCTTTAGATTCTACTACAACAGACTCAGTAATGGATTTATTAAAAGACATTAACGATGAAGGTATGACTGTTTTTGTAATTACACACGAAGAAGAAGTAGCCGAACAGACAAAACGTATAGTTAGACTAAAAGATGGTATAATTATAAGTGACGAAAAAGTTAACAAAAAAGTAAAAGCTTAA
- a CDS encoding thiol-disulfide oxidoreductase DCC family protein, with protein sequence MINLENKSIILFDGVCNLCNGAVQFIIKRDKSKHFLFASLQSDAAQDILLHFNQKNSDFDSIILIDKGEIYKKSTAILKITRHLNGFWKYNYALIIIPKFIRDFFYSIIAQNRYNWFGKKESCILPTKDLKMRFLD encoded by the coding sequence ATGATAAATTTAGAAAATAAATCAATTATTTTATTTGACGGCGTCTGCAACCTTTGTAACGGGGCAGTTCAATTTATCATTAAACGCGACAAAAGTAAGCATTTTTTATTCGCTTCTTTACAATCTGACGCCGCCCAAGATATTTTGTTACACTTTAATCAAAAAAATTCTGATTTTGATTCGATTATTTTAATAGACAAAGGTGAAATTTATAAAAAATCGACCGCTATTCTAAAGATTACTAGGCACTTAAATGGATTTTGGAAATATAACTATGCACTAATCATAATCCCGAAATTTATTAGGGATTTTTTCTATTCAATTATCGCTCAGAACAGGTATAATTGGTTTGGTAAAAAGGAGAGTTGTATTCTACCTACAAAAGATCTAAAAATGAGATTTTTAGATTAG
- a CDS encoding sulfurtransferase, producing MNKLRITRPLVSSQWLFENRNAPNLIVLDATIPKVGQTTVDLNQEFGIKNSRFFDIKNVFSYKEAQFPNTLVSPEIFQKEVQKLGVNIDSAIVVYDRHGIYSSPRAWWLFKTMGHVNVAVLDGGLPEWKSNNYPTEKINKFNGELGNFKVNYQSKSIYNYDNVLDAISDKDKLILDARSADRFKGERPEPREGLRSGHIPNSKNLPYTELLEKGKMVSEPVLSQKFNTLISEESELVFSCGSGITACILALGAEVAGFKSISVYDGSWTEWGSLHELPVEK from the coding sequence ATGAACAAATTAAGAATAACAAGGCCTCTTGTTTCTTCTCAGTGGCTTTTTGAAAACCGCAATGCACCAAATCTTATTGTTTTAGATGCTACTATCCCAAAAGTTGGACAAACTACGGTAGATTTGAATCAAGAATTTGGTATAAAGAACTCCCGATTTTTTGATATTAAGAATGTCTTTTCATACAAAGAGGCTCAGTTTCCGAATACCTTGGTAAGTCCAGAAATTTTTCAAAAAGAAGTCCAAAAATTAGGTGTAAATATAGACTCTGCCATTGTAGTCTATGATAGGCACGGCATTTATTCCAGTCCACGTGCTTGGTGGTTATTTAAAACCATGGGTCATGTTAACGTTGCAGTATTGGATGGCGGATTGCCTGAATGGAAAAGCAATAATTATCCCACCGAAAAAATTAATAAATTTAATGGTGAATTAGGTAATTTCAAGGTCAATTATCAGTCGAAATCTATTTATAATTACGATAACGTTTTAGATGCTATTTCTGATAAAGATAAACTCATATTGGATGCTCGTTCTGCAGATAGATTTAAAGGTGAAAGACCAGAACCACGAGAAGGCTTAAGAAGTGGTCACATTCCTAATTCTAAGAATTTACCTTACACCGAACTTCTTGAAAAGGGAAAAATGGTGTCTGAACCAGTTTTGTCTCAAAAATTCAATACACTTATTTCAGAAGAATCAGAGCTTGTGTTTTCTTGTGGTTCGGGCATAACCGCTTGTATTTTGGCCTTAGGTGCAGAAGTAGCGGGATTTAAAAGTATATCTGTTTATGATGGTTCATGGACAGAGTGGGGGAGTTTACACGAGTTACCCGTTGAAAAATAG
- a CDS encoding dicarboxylate/amino acid:cation symporter produces the protein MKKVALHWQILIGMFVGVLFGWLMSNFDGGKEIVQDWIKPFGTMFINSLKLIAVPLILGSLIKGVSDLKDISKLSKMGGRTIAIYLVTTVIAVSIGLLLVNVIKPGSSITEETRVEMVENYSGDAAKVQENAQKQRESGPLQALEDLIPSNIFKAATDNGSMLQVIFFAIFFGIGLILIPEATADPVKKFFDGFNEVILKMIDIIMLAAPYGVFALLAALVVESPSLDLFKALGWYAITVLIGLTLMIIVYNLIMFSYTKRSPKSFMENMAPAQLLAFSTSSSAATLPVTMERVTEHIGVEEEVASFVLPIGATINMDGTSLYQAVAAVFIAQAFGMDLDFATQLGIVATATLASIGSAAVPGAGMVMLVIVLAQAGIPEAGLALIFAVDRPLDMCRTIVNVTGDATVSMVVAKSVDKLGDPKVKEWDDDYPKK, from the coding sequence ATGAAAAAAGTAGCCTTACATTGGCAGATATTGATAGGAATGTTTGTTGGTGTACTTTTTGGATGGTTAATGTCAAATTTTGATGGAGGTAAAGAAATTGTACAAGATTGGATAAAACCTTTTGGTACCATGTTTATTAATTCCTTAAAATTAATTGCAGTGCCATTAATATTGGGTTCTTTAATTAAAGGTGTATCTGACCTTAAAGATATCTCCAAACTTTCAAAAATGGGAGGTAGAACTATAGCTATTTATTTGGTAACGACTGTTATTGCGGTTTCTATCGGATTACTTTTGGTTAATGTAATAAAACCGGGAAGTTCTATTACCGAAGAAACCCGAGTTGAAATGGTTGAAAATTATAGCGGTGATGCTGCTAAGGTACAAGAAAACGCTCAAAAGCAAAGAGAAAGCGGTCCTTTACAAGCTCTTGAAGATTTAATACCTTCTAATATTTTTAAAGCGGCTACTGACAATGGCAGTATGTTACAGGTTATCTTTTTTGCTATCTTTTTTGGTATAGGACTGATTTTAATACCTGAAGCCACAGCGGACCCAGTTAAAAAATTCTTTGATGGCTTCAATGAAGTTATTCTAAAAATGATTGATATTATTATGCTTGCAGCACCTTATGGGGTGTTTGCATTGTTAGCGGCTCTGGTGGTAGAATCGCCTAGTTTAGATCTGTTTAAGGCATTGGGGTGGTATGCAATTACTGTTTTAATAGGTTTAACATTGATGATAATTGTTTACAATCTTATAATGTTTTCCTACACTAAAAGAAGTCCGAAATCTTTTATGGAAAATATGGCACCAGCCCAATTATTAGCATTTTCTACAAGTTCTAGTGCTGCTACATTACCGGTTACCATGGAGCGTGTTACCGAACATATTGGTGTTGAAGAAGAGGTTGCTAGTTTTGTGCTACCAATTGGAGCCACTATAAATATGGATGGTACTAGTTTATATCAAGCAGTAGCAGCAGTTTTTATTGCTCAAGCATTTGGTATGGATCTAGATTTTGCTACGCAATTAGGTATTGTAGCTACCGCTACTTTAGCCTCTATTGGGAGTGCAGCTGTGCCAGGAGCAGGTATGGTAATGTTGGTTATTGTTTTGGCTCAAGCTGGAATTCCAGAAGCTGGACTGGCATTAATTTTTGCGGTTGACCGACCATTAGATATGTGCAGAACTATTGTAAATGTTACCGGTGATGCAACAGTTTCTATGGTGGTGGCAAAATCTGTAGACAAATTGGGTGATCCTAAAGTAAAAGAATGGGATGATGACTATCCTAAGAAATAG
- a CDS encoding DUF937 domain-containing protein, translating into MANLLDLLNSDLGKTLINGTSQQIGADKNTTASALSAALPLILGAMKNNAKTPEGASGLLNALGNEKHSGGILDNLGSILGGGGIDDDVLSDGAGILGHVFGGKEQNVAGAVSKSSGLDMGSAMQILKVAAPFIMGALGKQKRQQGVTSTSGLGDLLGGMLGGDGQNEQSMVERLLDSDGDGSIIDDVAGMILGSGNKKSGGIGSILGGLFK; encoded by the coding sequence ATGGCAAATTTATTAGATTTATTAAACAGTGATTTGGGTAAAACTTTAATCAATGGTACAAGTCAGCAAATTGGTGCTGATAAAAACACAACAGCTTCCGCATTGAGTGCTGCATTACCTTTAATCTTAGGAGCAATGAAAAACAATGCTAAAACTCCTGAAGGAGCATCAGGATTATTAAATGCTCTAGGAAATGAAAAACACAGTGGTGGTATCTTAGACAATCTAGGTAGTATTTTAGGTGGTGGTGGAATTGATGATGATGTCTTGAGTGATGGTGCTGGAATTTTAGGTCACGTTTTTGGAGGAAAAGAACAAAACGTAGCTGGTGCCGTTAGTAAGTCTAGCGGTTTAGATATGGGTTCTGCAATGCAAATTTTAAAAGTTGCTGCTCCTTTTATAATGGGTGCACTTGGTAAACAAAAACGTCAACAAGGTGTTACTAGCACAAGCGGCTTAGGAGATTTGCTTGGAGGAATGCTTGGAGGTGATGGACAAAACGAACAAAGCATGGTTGAGCGTTTATTAGATTCAGACGGTGACGGAAGTATTATTGACGATGTTGCTGGAATGATTTTGGGAAGTGGGAATAAAAAAAGTGGTGGAATAGGCAGCATATTAGGGGGATTATTTAAATAA
- a CDS encoding DUF6787 family protein — MFKKLKKRWGITSNLQVIIILIVFSITGFTSLFVAKPILELVGLPQETTNPWIYRPLRILLIFPFYQILILIYGWLFGQFDFFYNFVKKFLSRIGFKWLFR; from the coding sequence ATGTTTAAAAAATTAAAAAAGCGTTGGGGTATCACTTCCAATTTACAAGTGATAATAATTCTTATTGTATTTTCAATAACAGGTTTTACTTCGTTATTTGTTGCTAAACCTATTTTAGAGTTGGTAGGGTTACCTCAAGAAACTACAAACCCTTGGATTTACAGACCCTTAAGAATTTTACTAATCTTCCCTTTTTATCAAATTTTGATTTTAATTTATGGGTGGCTATTTGGTCAGTTTGATTTCTTTTACAATTTTGTAAAGAAATTTTTGAGTAGAATAGGATTCAAATGGCTATTTAGGTAA
- a CDS encoding DUF2853 family protein — MSELAEKLAKLKNQAVSQLNESGVSNIDHGLLDDLVGRMKLIVDNKDAILVSGTDPSELETVRNNFVVKKLGVDDKDKAMAAINKVADQMSSIRQKNRAAFYYMVQKELS, encoded by the coding sequence ATGAGTGAATTAGCAGAAAAATTAGCTAAACTAAAAAACCAAGCAGTATCTCAACTAAACGAATCTGGAGTATCTAATATAGATCATGGACTTCTTGATGATTTGGTAGGGAGAATGAAATTAATTGTTGACAACAAAGATGCTATTTTAGTATCAGGTACTGATCCTTCTGAATTAGAAACAGTAAGAAATAATTTTGTTGTAAAAAAGTTAGGTGTGGATGATAAAGATAAAGCTATGGCTGCTATAAACAAAGTAGCTGATCAAATGTCTAGTATTAGACAAAAAAACAGAGCTGCTTTTTATTATATGGTTCAAAAAGAATTGAGCTAA
- the folE gene encoding GTP cyclohydrolase I FolE: MPYKKFEEYNIEVTGDIKKKYQSIIESIGEDVDREGLLKTPERASKAMQFLTSGYEMDAEEVLKSALFDEDYSEMVIVKDIELYSLCEHHILPFFGKAHIAYIPNGKIVGLSKLPRVVDIFARRLQVQERLTDQIVNTINNVLRPQGVAVVIEASHMCMMMRGVQKQNSVTTTSAFRGTFKNMETRNEFLKLISSKLS; encoded by the coding sequence ATGCCTTATAAAAAATTTGAAGAATATAATATTGAAGTGACTGGTGATATTAAGAAAAAATACCAATCTATTATTGAAAGTATTGGAGAAGATGTAGACAGAGAAGGGTTACTTAAAACACCCGAAAGAGCATCAAAAGCAATGCAATTTTTAACTTCTGGCTATGAAATGGATGCCGAAGAAGTGTTAAAATCGGCCTTGTTCGATGAAGATTATTCTGAAATGGTAATTGTAAAAGATATTGAGTTGTACTCTTTATGTGAACACCATATCTTACCTTTTTTTGGTAAAGCCCATATTGCCTATATACCCAATGGGAAAATTGTTGGACTGAGCAAACTGCCGCGTGTAGTTGATATTTTTGCAAGACGTTTGCAGGTTCAAGAACGTTTAACCGATCAAATTGTAAACACAATTAATAACGTGCTTAGGCCTCAAGGCGTGGCGGTGGTAATTGAGGCTTCACATATGTGTATGATGATGCGTGGTGTGCAAAAACAAAATTCCGTAACTACAACTTCAGCTTTTAGAGGTACATTTAAAAATATGGAAACCAGAAATGAGTTTTTAAAATTAATAAGTTCTAAACTGTCTTAA
- the msrA gene encoding peptide-methionine (S)-S-oxide reductase MsrA encodes MINRSIFLILMLSLFSCNLKAEQEKENPKLTTNKVTMEGKELATFGNGCFWCTEAIFEQLEGVYKVESGYAGGEVKNPTYKEVSTGNTGHAEVIRLRFDPKVITYTELLEVFFSTHDPTTLNRQGADVGTQYRSAIFYHNEEQKKAAENMIAALEKENVFENPIVTEITAINNYSVAENYHQDYYNNNKNQGYCRAVINPKLEKFKKQYKDKLKKG; translated from the coding sequence ATGATAAATAGGAGCATTTTTTTAATTTTAATGTTGAGTCTTTTTTCTTGCAATTTAAAAGCAGAACAGGAAAAAGAAAATCCGAAATTAACTACGAATAAAGTAACTATGGAAGGAAAAGAATTAGCAACTTTTGGCAACGGCTGTTTTTGGTGTACCGAAGCAATTTTTGAACAACTGGAAGGTGTATATAAAGTTGAGTCTGGTTATGCAGGTGGTGAAGTGAAAAATCCTACCTACAAGGAAGTGAGTACTGGTAATACGGGTCATGCTGAGGTAATAAGGTTGCGTTTTGATCCTAAGGTAATTACTTATACCGAACTGTTGGAGGTATTTTTTAGTACACACGATCCAACAACATTAAACAGACAAGGTGCCGATGTAGGTACGCAATACCGCTCTGCTATTTTTTACCATAATGAGGAACAGAAAAAAGCTGCTGAAAATATGATTGCTGCTTTAGAGAAAGAAAATGTTTTTGAAAATCCTATTGTAACTGAAATCACAGCGATAAATAACTATTCTGTTGCTGAAAATTATCATCAAGATTATTATAATAATAATAAAAATCAAGGATATTGCCGTGCGGTAATTAATCCTAAATTGGAAAAATTTAAAAAGCAATATAAAGACAAGCTTAAAAAAGGATAA